From Vitis vinifera cultivar Pinot Noir 40024 chromosome 5, ASM3070453v1, the proteins below share one genomic window:
- the LOC100252474 gene encoding ankyrin repeat-containing protein At5g02620: protein MLRMTNNEHDTALHEAVRYHHLEVVKWLNEEDPEFTYGANFSGGTPLYMAAERGFTDLVKIIIENTNRNRLAHTGPMGRTALHAAVICRDPIMVKEILKWKPDLTKEVDENGWSPLHCAAYLGYVPIARQLLHKSDRSVVYLRVKNDDNKTALHIAATRGNRITAKLLVSYYPDCCEQVDINGNNALHLFMMQKRFFIRSLLNIRWMNVGALINEKNVEGQTPLHLLAHSQARSDCTFIRDKKVDKMALNSQNLTAVDVILLAEDLFGQKDLIIRRLKRAKARIGPLLWQKAMNKDEDKSQSKRNKGLDTSFLKKASDSHLLVAALVATVSFAAGFTLPGGYKDSDGMAKLSNKPGFKAFVVSDSLALVLSVTAVLCHFYNALEKKKVHVTYFLRWAYWFTKLGVGAMVVAFFTGLYSVLPRHSGIAIFVLIICICCSVLSITSGRPRVRKYF, encoded by the exons ATGCTGAGGATGACCAACAATGAGCATGACACAGCCTTGCATGAGGCAGTCCGGTATCATCATCTGGAGGTCGTGAAGTGGTTGAACGAGGAAGATCCCGAGTTTACATATGGTGCTAACTTTTCTGGTGGGACTCCTCTATACATGGCTGCTGAGAGAGGGTTTACAGACTTGGTGAAAATAATCATAGAGAACACTAATCGCAATCGACTGGCTCACACTGGCCCCATGGGTAGAACAGCTTTGCACGCAGCTGTGATTTGCCGTGACCCAA TAATGGTAAAAGAAATTCTGAAATGGAAGCCAGATCTAACAAAAGAAGTGGATGAAAACGGGTGGTCTCCACTCCACTGCGCTGCATACTTGGGTTATGTTCCAATAGCGAGACAATTGCTTCATAAATCTGATAGGTCTGTAGTCTACCTAAGGGTAAAAAATGATGACAACAAGACAGCTCTTCATATTGCGGCCACCCGTGGAAACAGGATCACAGCAAAACTGCTGGTGTCATACTATCCAGATTGTTGTGAGCAAGTGGATATTAATGGCAATAATGCTCTTCACTTATTCATGATGCAAAAAAGATTTTTCATCAGAAGCTTGTTGAATATTCGCTGGATGAATGTGGGAGCACTTATAAATGAGAAGAATGTTGAAGGACAAACACCTCTCCATCTGCTTGCCCATTCCCAGGCGAGATCTGATTGCACTTTCATAAGAGACAAGAAAGTAGATAAGATGGCACTTAATAGCCAAAACTTGACTGCTGTGGACGTAATTTTACTGGCTGAGGATTTATTTGGACAAAAG GATCTTATCATACGAAGACTGAAACGTGCCAAAGCTAGAATCGGGCCTTTGTTGTGGCAGAAGGCTATGAACAAAGACGAGGATAAGAGCCAAAGCAAACGTAATAAAGGTTTAGACACCTCTTTCTTAAAGAAAGCAAGTGATAGCCATTTGCTGGTGGCCGCACTTGTCGCCACTGTATCCTTCGCAGCAGGTTTCACGCTACCCGGCGGTTATAAGGATAGTGACGGCATGGCCAAGTTAAGCAACAAGCCTGGTTTTAAAGCATTTGTTGTGTCAGATTCCCTGGCCTTGGTGCTCTCTGTGACTGCTGTATTGTGTCATTTCTATAATGCATTGGAGAAGAAAAAGGTCCACGTCACATATTTTCTAAGGTGGGCCTATTGGTTCACCAAATTGGGTGTAGGAGCAATGGTGGTAGCATTCTTTACCGGCTTGTACAGCGTACTGCCCCGTCACTCAGGGATTGCcatttttgttttgatcatCTGCATCTGCTGTTCAGTTTTGAGCATAACCTCTGGTAGGCCGAGagtaagaaaatatttttag